Proteins encoded in a region of the Pseudomonas sp. GOM7 genome:
- a CDS encoding heavy metal sensor histidine kinase, producing MKHLSLTARMSLMFMSAVIAVLTVAGLSFNMLSQHHFKMLDRQALVEKLESAKHILNNARGEASLSEELPQLRALLGAHQDLAATILASDGSVLFSDPRAVEVPERFRRANEQSMWEWQNGQHMYRGMTEQISVADQAEPLTALLILDVTNHTHFFDTLQRWFWIGLVISALFSAALGWVVARSGLRPLRQVTHVASGMSARSLQERIPLEPVPRELQQLVLSFNAMLARLEDAFVRLSNFSADIAHELRTPVSNLMTHTEVVLSKKRDINAYEENLYSNLEDLKRMSRMIDDMLFLAKADNGLIIPEQARIELADVVFKLFDYYHLLAEERGIELSLTGKGQVLGDRLMLDRALSNLLSNALRYTPAGKRISVLIRQTADSTTFSIENPGNTISSEHLEKLFDRFYRVDPARREGSPSNAGLGLAITRSIIEAHKGRIWCTSAAGLTGFHIELPHPS from the coding sequence ATGAAGCACCTTTCGCTGACCGCACGCATGAGCCTGATGTTCATGTCCGCGGTAATTGCAGTCCTGACGGTAGCAGGGCTGAGTTTCAATATGCTCAGCCAGCACCACTTCAAGATGCTGGATCGGCAGGCCCTGGTGGAGAAACTCGAATCCGCCAAACATATCCTCAACAATGCTCGCGGTGAAGCGAGCCTTTCGGAAGAATTACCGCAGTTGCGAGCTTTGCTGGGAGCCCATCAGGATCTGGCCGCCACTATCCTGGCCAGTGACGGTTCTGTACTGTTTTCCGACCCCAGAGCAGTCGAAGTACCTGAGCGTTTCAGACGTGCAAATGAGCAGAGCATGTGGGAGTGGCAGAACGGCCAACACATGTACCGTGGCATGACGGAGCAAATCTCGGTAGCCGATCAGGCTGAGCCGCTCACTGCGTTGCTGATTCTTGACGTCACCAATCACACACACTTTTTCGACACGCTGCAACGATGGTTTTGGATTGGATTGGTCATCAGCGCCCTGTTCAGTGCCGCACTCGGCTGGGTGGTTGCTCGCAGCGGCCTTAGGCCTCTGCGGCAAGTCACTCATGTGGCCTCCGGGATGTCCGCTCGCTCGTTACAGGAGCGAATCCCTCTCGAACCAGTGCCGCGGGAACTTCAGCAACTGGTTCTCTCCTTCAATGCGATGTTGGCTCGGCTAGAGGATGCCTTCGTTAGGCTCTCCAATTTTTCGGCCGACATTGCCCACGAGCTACGAACTCCAGTCAGCAATCTGATGACCCACACCGAGGTCGTGCTGAGTAAAAAACGCGATATCAATGCCTATGAGGAGAATCTGTACTCCAACCTGGAGGACTTGAAGCGCATGTCTCGGATGATTGATGACATGCTGTTCTTGGCCAAGGCTGATAATGGCCTGATCATCCCCGAGCAGGCCAGGATCGAACTGGCTGACGTAGTCTTCAAGCTGTTTGACTACTACCACCTTCTGGCCGAAGAGCGCGGCATTGAACTTTCGCTCACAGGCAAAGGCCAAGTGCTAGGAGATCGGCTGATGCTTGATCGAGCGCTGTCCAACTTGCTGTCCAATGCGCTGCGTTACACGCCGGCGGGAAAGAGAATTTCGGTTCTGATCCGCCAGACAGCGGACTCAACTACCTTCAGCATCGAGAACCCAGGGAACACAATCAGCTCGGAGCATCTAGAGAAACTCTTCGACCGCTTTTACCGGGTAGACCCTGCTCGACGCGAAGGTAGCCCGAGCAATGCCGGGCTCGGGCTTGCCATCACCCGATCCATAATCGAGGCTCACAAAGGCCGCATTTGGTGTACTTCAGCGGCTGGCCTCACGGGCTTTCACATTGAACTTCCCCATCCCAGCTGA
- a CDS encoding DUF6088 family protein — MKALPEKILDIIQQLPEGEVLTPGRFVHQGPRHAVQRGLSRLVEGGKLFRVARGFYIAAVETRFGARKLAPEMIIRSLANVQSELIVATGASVSNKWGLTTQVPVRYVFLTTGRSRVLQVGKTTVSIRHAPRWLMALGATGAGDAIRALDWLGKASVGDAVSKLHKLLPESEWRALVSAHRSLPAWMAKAICARSNCT, encoded by the coding sequence ATGAAGGCTCTTCCCGAGAAAATCCTAGACATTATTCAACAGCTTCCAGAAGGCGAAGTTCTGACACCTGGCAGATTCGTGCATCAGGGACCTCGCCATGCTGTGCAGCGAGGGCTCTCTCGCCTGGTCGAAGGTGGAAAGCTGTTTCGTGTTGCTCGGGGCTTTTATATTGCTGCAGTCGAAACTCGGTTCGGCGCGCGCAAACTGGCACCGGAGATGATCATCCGCTCATTGGCAAATGTGCAGAGTGAGCTGATAGTCGCCACTGGGGCTAGCGTCTCCAATAAATGGGGGCTGACAACACAGGTTCCTGTTCGGTATGTCTTCCTAACCACCGGACGTTCTAGGGTGCTTCAGGTTGGCAAGACCACCGTATCGATTCGGCATGCGCCTCGATGGCTGATGGCTCTTGGCGCTACTGGAGCGGGGGATGCCATTCGAGCATTGGATTGGCTGGGCAAGGCAAGCGTAGGTGATGCCGTTTCAAAGCTTCATAAACTACTACCCGAGAGCGAATGGCGGGCTCTAGTGTCAGCTCACCGCTCATTGCCTGCCTGGATGGCGAAAGCCATCTGCGCTCGGTCGAATTGCACCTGA
- a CDS encoding helix-turn-helix domain-containing protein — translation MELNEALGLVIKNLRNLKDLPQEGLGPSQSYISAIERGKWKPSIEKVEQIAEVVGIHPLTLLVLAYQRQTPGLKPDELLKKIQREIMSLQSSLSPE, via the coding sequence ATGGAACTCAATGAAGCGCTTGGTCTGGTGATCAAGAATCTGAGAAATTTGAAGGATCTCCCCCAGGAAGGGCTGGGCCCCAGCCAGAGCTATATCAGTGCAATCGAGCGCGGCAAGTGGAAGCCATCGATTGAAAAGGTTGAGCAGATTGCCGAGGTTGTCGGCATTCATCCTTTGACGCTGCTGGTTCTGGCGTACCAACGGCAGACGCCTGGACTGAAGCCAGATGAGCTGCTGAAAAAGATCCAGCGAGAAATCATGAGTCTTCAGAGCAGCCTGTCACCTGAGTAG
- a CDS encoding AbrB/MazE/SpoVT family DNA-binding domain-containing protein — translation MKSMQVVIEDWDGDGAIRIPDEVLQELGVDVGDSLYLIEEYVGTARCLVLSKSPQIPDRVDELVSTWEASAPKPSSK, via the coding sequence ATGAAATCGATGCAGGTGGTAATCGAAGACTGGGATGGTGACGGAGCTATTCGCATTCCCGACGAGGTGCTCCAAGAGCTTGGGGTCGACGTCGGGGACAGCCTTTACCTCATTGAAGAGTATGTCGGTACCGCCCGCTGTCTTGTGCTCAGTAAATCGCCACAGATCCCTGATAGGGTTGATGAGCTGGTGAGCACCTGGGAAGCCTCCGCTCCAAAGCCCTCTTCAAAATAA
- a CDS encoding BPSL0761 family protein has product METEMTMPNERSRAVIKTRDFLVELSRDSSLPEKVRRDAKFLLRHFPTQDDVFLAGRIEEQSETLPLGAMGPVFSSSITD; this is encoded by the coding sequence ATGGAGACGGAAATGACAATGCCGAATGAGCGCTCTCGCGCTGTGATAAAGACGCGAGATTTTCTCGTTGAACTGTCCCGAGATAGCAGCCTGCCTGAAAAGGTACGGCGAGATGCCAAGTTCCTTTTGCGGCACTTCCCTACGCAGGACGATGTGTTCCTGGCGGGGCGAATAGAAGAGCAGTCGGAGACCTTGCCACTGGGCGCAATGGGGCCAGTTTTCAGCTCCTCAATTACAGACTAG
- a CDS encoding antitoxin Xre/MbcA/ParS toxin-binding domain-containing protein, whose translation MMKSLIERLGLPQSHKSLHQATMAGLPVELTTRLAEELGIGSCLVAGWIGITPAASLMTPAEGEAFCRLANLVDMLRNVLEADQAAATRWLTSPNIALGNVQPVSLLSTEFGGRAVHQVLLSIEYGLPV comes from the coding sequence ATGATGAAAAGTCTTATCGAGCGACTTGGGCTGCCCCAAAGCCATAAGAGCCTGCATCAGGCGACCATGGCAGGACTCCCGGTTGAGCTAACCACGCGTTTGGCGGAAGAGCTGGGTATTGGTTCTTGCCTCGTGGCAGGCTGGATCGGCATCACTCCAGCGGCTTCCCTCATGACGCCTGCGGAGGGCGAGGCCTTCTGTCGGCTCGCGAATCTTGTCGACATGCTTCGGAACGTCTTGGAGGCAGATCAAGCCGCAGCGACTCGCTGGCTCACGTCGCCAAATATTGCGCTAGGAAACGTGCAGCCCGTTTCCCTGTTGAGCACCGAGTTCGGTGGCCGAGCTGTACACCAGGTGTTGCTCTCTATTGAGTACGGACTACCGGTTTGA
- a CDS encoding HAD family hydrolase → MGKPYHAELDAIHATYVWATQQVVLPLHRYLSRWTGEYACFIGSGGSYSAAFAAAELREIAHGSPTRALTPMELSAKARFTPTSKVMLLSAEGRNPDVLAAATYAMQSDMTCAALTLTKDNPLTRRAVENRATRIFSHEMPWGKDGYLATNSLIATVLLLHRALFPEDTSREFLAQLFNVDRLQWYRDQWRSDVTVKAMGGRNFIVLHDPMTKSFAIDLESKLSESAVAKVEIADYRQFAHGRHLQLADGADGTAVIAAYSADSKELAEATLALFPTDILTFKLEIPGVEPNELVVSGLVMATLLTEAIARAVDRDPGQPTVPTFGREIYRLDSSQYFKGWSQAENRYSLAARRKFDHRSVSSEEMVQAEVAAKIYEGKLEGAVYKAIISDFDGTLCNAEDRFSGMCPRIAKRILQLIDDGLIFSIASGRGGSLRDDLIKAFPTEYHKAIWVGYYGGSLLQPLEVKVEHPTPNTDFLSLLGWLKTTAYYPRLKSFEDTVRGGQLTIKVSSPEESRKLRLALRTRLNAEGLGDWRVFCSGHSIDVLDSRTSKNNVVRAIAERFGFDPLTQALRLGDSGDEEGNDYELLSKGCSLSADRVSASLTSCWNLASPGASQAGATQQYLDFLQKTDKGFELRFSKEGVA, encoded by the coding sequence GTGGGAAAACCATATCATGCGGAGCTTGATGCTATTCATGCGACCTATGTGTGGGCAACGCAGCAAGTCGTGTTACCCCTCCATCGGTACTTGAGTAGATGGACCGGTGAATACGCCTGCTTCATTGGTTCCGGAGGCTCATATTCAGCAGCGTTCGCAGCAGCTGAGTTACGAGAGATCGCACATGGTTCTCCTACCCGTGCGCTGACCCCGATGGAACTGTCGGCCAAAGCCAGGTTCACTCCTACCTCAAAAGTCATGTTGCTTTCTGCAGAGGGCCGCAATCCAGATGTTCTGGCCGCAGCGACGTACGCAATGCAGTCGGACATGACGTGTGCGGCGCTCACTCTCACCAAAGACAATCCGCTGACCAGGCGCGCTGTTGAGAACCGGGCAACACGAATCTTTTCGCATGAGATGCCCTGGGGCAAAGATGGCTATTTAGCAACGAACAGTCTGATCGCAACAGTCTTGCTTTTGCACAGGGCGCTCTTCCCTGAGGATACCAGTCGTGAGTTTCTAGCGCAGCTGTTTAATGTAGACCGATTGCAGTGGTACCGGGATCAGTGGCGTAGCGATGTGACAGTCAAAGCGATGGGCGGACGTAACTTCATCGTTCTGCACGATCCAATGACTAAGTCTTTTGCTATCGATTTAGAATCTAAGCTCTCCGAGTCCGCAGTGGCCAAGGTCGAGATCGCAGACTATCGTCAATTCGCTCATGGCCGCCATTTACAGTTGGCGGATGGTGCTGACGGTACAGCCGTCATTGCCGCTTATAGTGCAGACTCTAAGGAACTGGCTGAAGCGACTCTAGCTCTTTTCCCCACGGACATATTGACGTTTAAGCTTGAGATTCCTGGTGTCGAACCGAATGAATTGGTTGTTTCTGGGCTAGTTATGGCCACTCTTCTAACCGAAGCCATCGCCCGAGCGGTAGACCGCGATCCAGGGCAACCCACGGTTCCTACTTTTGGCCGGGAAATTTACCGACTGGATAGCAGTCAATATTTCAAGGGATGGAGCCAAGCGGAGAACCGCTACTCGCTTGCGGCTCGCCGAAAGTTCGACCATCGAAGCGTTTCATCAGAAGAGATGGTTCAAGCTGAGGTAGCGGCAAAGATCTATGAAGGCAAGCTGGAAGGAGCCGTCTACAAAGCAATCATCAGTGATTTCGACGGCACATTATGTAATGCAGAGGATCGTTTTAGCGGCATGTGCCCGCGCATAGCAAAGCGGATCCTCCAACTGATCGATGATGGCCTCATCTTCTCAATCGCATCAGGTCGAGGTGGATCGCTTCGGGACGACCTTATTAAGGCTTTCCCTACGGAGTATCACAAAGCAATTTGGGTTGGTTATTACGGTGGTTCGCTACTTCAACCACTTGAAGTAAAAGTCGAGCACCCAACACCGAACACAGATTTTCTGAGCCTTTTGGGCTGGCTAAAAACAACTGCTTACTACCCTCGCTTGAAAAGCTTTGAGGATACTGTAAGAGGCGGACAACTGACCATAAAAGTATCCAGTCCAGAGGAGTCCAGAAAACTCCGCTTGGCACTGCGTACACGTCTCAATGCCGAAGGACTCGGAGACTGGAGAGTTTTTTGCTCTGGCCATTCGATCGACGTATTGGATAGCCGTACCAGTAAGAACAACGTGGTACGGGCGATTGCAGAACGGTTTGGTTTTGACCCACTTACCCAAGCCTTGCGTCTAGGAGACAGTGGCGATGAAGAAGGTAACGACTACGAGTTACTTAGCAAGGGCTGCAGCCTTAGCGCCGACCGTGTTTCTGCATCGTTGACCTCGTGCTGGAACCTCGCGTCTCCGGGCGCTAGTCAAGCAGGGGCCACTCAACAATATTTAGATTTCCTGCAGAAAACTGACAAAGGTTTTGAGCTTCGGTTTTCCAAGGAGGGTGTTGCTTGA
- a CDS encoding phosphoribosyltransferase-like protein, producing MKSKIALRLLAEQLDWSDEEATEEFSALQLMITHKYDGYQGFQPASRFHVALLNWLSQFRQVAQRRVAFSIIKKQLVYITQREMHHLVSLMMPELDRLMRKQVAKELGVQFYETWTDAAAERRLLLLRRRTIFVGLSDGARIDVFRRYNEGKISNEQVVPFSEMSDLKWENLTKELTEWLIEKEYKDETPHFEAVCLVDDFAGSGDSLLRLDEEKGEWKGKISKFYNTNKAKVGQILAKNCHLYTHHYLASSQAEKTINDRLARFSESHEEFSYSATYSYVLPESIVVNDNTPPPELIDLIKAHYDKGIEDKHVGNDIWFGYRNCGLPLVLEHNTPNNSIALLWADSPNSGSEGQHKMKPLFARRKRHSTNG from the coding sequence TTGAAGAGTAAGATTGCCCTGAGGTTGTTAGCTGAACAGCTGGACTGGAGTGACGAGGAGGCAACGGAAGAGTTCTCCGCTCTTCAGTTGATGATCACCCATAAGTACGATGGCTACCAAGGGTTTCAGCCAGCCTCTCGATTCCATGTTGCCTTATTGAACTGGCTTAGTCAGTTCCGGCAGGTTGCCCAGCGTCGTGTTGCCTTCAGCATTATTAAAAAGCAACTGGTGTACATCACTCAGCGCGAGATGCATCACCTCGTAAGCTTGATGATGCCTGAACTGGACAGGCTCATGCGCAAGCAAGTTGCGAAGGAGCTGGGCGTCCAGTTTTACGAGACCTGGACGGATGCTGCCGCAGAACGTCGACTACTGCTTCTCCGTCGCCGAACTATCTTCGTAGGGTTGAGCGATGGTGCGCGCATCGATGTCTTCCGCCGTTATAACGAAGGAAAGATATCCAATGAGCAAGTCGTGCCCTTCAGTGAGATGTCGGACCTGAAATGGGAAAACCTTACAAAAGAGCTCACGGAGTGGTTGATAGAAAAAGAATATAAAGACGAGACACCACATTTTGAGGCCGTATGCTTGGTAGACGACTTTGCTGGCTCAGGTGATTCTCTGCTCCGCCTCGATGAGGAAAAAGGAGAGTGGAAGGGGAAAATAAGCAAATTTTACAATACTAACAAAGCAAAAGTAGGCCAGATCCTCGCCAAAAATTGCCACCTGTATACTCACCATTATTTAGCCTCGTCCCAAGCCGAAAAAACGATCAACGATCGACTTGCGCGCTTTAGCGAGAGCCATGAGGAATTCAGCTACAGCGCCACATATTCCTATGTGCTTCCAGAGTCCATTGTCGTTAATGACAACACGCCCCCTCCAGAGCTAATAGATCTCATCAAAGCTCATTACGACAAGGGTATTGAAGATAAGCATGTGGGGAACGACATCTGGTTTGGGTATAGAAATTGCGGGCTCCCTTTAGTCCTTGAACACAATACGCCAAACAATTCAATTGCCTTGCTATGGGCTGATTCGCCTAATAGCGGCTCTGAAGGCCAACACAAAATGAAGCCCCTTTTCGCTCGACGCAAACGGCACTCGACTAATGGATAA
- a CDS encoding PfkB family carbohydrate kinase, producing the protein MWQQNRIVGTGLFALDVILGADSRRLGSALGGSTGNVLSILGSLGWAATPVASFGQDPAGERLCNELQAIGADLRFVDISSSQRTNVIYQHQLAPQSSSSPTHRFSFSCPCCGKKHYPIVECDDRIVNKALQGQSKTDVFYLDRPTKAGYELAKSYYESGALVVFEPSTAGDDEDLFSAILQNVHIIKYADERFHSFSRPLPSSILVEIQTLGPRGLRFRSPVSGSEWRQLSAFPLPEVADTAGAGDWCTAGLVYSLQQNRVHDWSDLKESELEHALSFGQALSSMNCLTRGARGLLRVLTPDEILSFAQQLCTGRDNQASETATASQLGKLARQKTHAIAVSSTDPLEVCCQAR; encoded by the coding sequence ATGTGGCAGCAGAATCGAATTGTCGGTACTGGGCTCTTTGCCCTGGACGTGATTTTAGGAGCGGACTCTCGCCGCTTGGGTTCTGCACTGGGTGGGTCGACAGGTAACGTTTTGTCCATCCTGGGATCCTTGGGTTGGGCCGCTACGCCTGTTGCAAGCTTTGGCCAGGACCCTGCCGGCGAACGACTCTGCAATGAGCTTCAAGCCATTGGGGCAGATCTACGATTCGTGGATATCTCCAGTTCCCAACGCACGAACGTGATCTACCAGCATCAGCTAGCGCCTCAAAGCAGTAGCTCTCCAACACACCGTTTCAGCTTCAGCTGCCCCTGCTGTGGGAAGAAGCATTACCCCATAGTCGAGTGTGACGACCGCATCGTCAACAAAGCTTTGCAGGGGCAATCAAAGACCGATGTCTTCTATCTCGATCGGCCTACCAAGGCAGGTTATGAGCTAGCAAAGTCCTATTACGAATCTGGAGCCTTGGTCGTATTCGAGCCTTCTACTGCCGGCGACGATGAAGATCTTTTCTCCGCAATTCTGCAGAACGTCCACATCATCAAATACGCGGATGAGCGCTTCCATTCGTTTTCTCGACCACTCCCCAGCTCCATTCTGGTTGAGATCCAGACTCTAGGCCCACGCGGGCTGCGCTTCCGTAGTCCGGTCTCCGGCAGCGAGTGGCGCCAGCTATCAGCCTTTCCCCTACCAGAGGTTGCAGACACTGCAGGAGCAGGTGACTGGTGCACCGCTGGACTGGTGTACTCCCTACAGCAAAACCGAGTGCACGACTGGAGTGACCTCAAGGAAAGCGAGCTGGAACACGCGCTGTCGTTTGGTCAGGCGCTTTCCTCAATGAACTGTCTAACCCGTGGCGCTCGAGGGTTGCTGAGGGTTCTTACACCCGACGAGATTCTTTCGTTCGCCCAGCAGCTGTGCACTGGCCGCGACAATCAGGCAAGCGAAACAGCGACAGCCTCGCAACTCGGGAAGCTTGCCCGGCAGAAGACACACGCCATCGCGGTCAGTAGCACGGACCCACTTGAAGTGTGCTGTCAGGCCCGCTGA
- a CDS encoding NADAR family protein: protein MQEIRFYRANEKPYGALSNLYKREVLFEDVVYPTSEHAYQAGKPRKEAVRDWILAAPSPALVAMAAHGLYWWDIRPGWSKVKFERMRAILLAKFTQHEDLKALLLSTGEARLVESATVDNEVNRTWGEVNGKGKNMLGVLLMEVRDELRKAEAKPVRAVKKPRKAAVSVD, encoded by the coding sequence ATGCAGGAAATTCGGTTCTACCGTGCAAATGAAAAGCCTTATGGGGCCTTAAGTAACCTGTATAAGCGCGAAGTGTTGTTTGAGGATGTCGTGTATCCCACCTCCGAGCACGCTTACCAAGCGGGCAAGCCTCGCAAGGAAGCCGTGCGGGATTGGATCCTTGCGGCTCCATCGCCAGCGCTAGTGGCAATGGCTGCTCACGGTCTTTACTGGTGGGACATTCGCCCGGGCTGGTCGAAAGTTAAATTTGAGCGCATGCGCGCTATTCTCTTGGCCAAGTTCACTCAACACGAGGATCTGAAAGCGCTCCTGCTTTCTACCGGTGAGGCCCGACTCGTCGAGTCGGCCACTGTTGATAACGAGGTTAACAGGACTTGGGGCGAGGTCAATGGCAAGGGCAAGAATATGCTCGGAGTGCTGCTGATGGAGGTTCGCGACGAGCTTCGCAAGGCAGAAGCAAAGCCCGTAAGGGCTGTTAAAAAGCCGCGGAAAGCTGCTGTGTCAGTCGACTAG
- a CDS encoding site-specific integrase, with the protein MSQDIERYLQAGTRANTRRSYQQALEHFEVTWGGFLPATSDAIVRYLVDHAATLSSNTLKLRLAALAQWHTSQGFPDPTKTPLVRQILKGIRTLHPRQEKQAEPLQLLQLEQCVQWLSQAEGRARAEDDWPRLLRCCRDRALILIGFWRAFRSDELCRLQVEHIQVRSGEGMQLFLPWSKGDRDSHGQTFSAPALAKLCPVQAYVDWISVAGIARGPVFRSIDRWGHLGEEGLHPNSVVPLLRAVLQAAGLPGELYSSHSLRRGFATWATRNSWDLKALMQYVGWSDGQSALRYVESVGVFPGQLSTPQLILSAENPELDGPAVRT; encoded by the coding sequence ATGAGCCAGGACATCGAGCGGTACCTGCAGGCCGGCACTCGCGCCAACACGCGGCGCAGCTACCAGCAAGCGCTCGAGCACTTCGAGGTGACCTGGGGCGGCTTTCTGCCGGCGACCAGCGATGCCATCGTGCGTTACCTGGTCGATCACGCCGCCACGCTGTCCAGCAACACCCTCAAGCTGCGTCTGGCAGCGTTGGCGCAGTGGCACACCAGCCAAGGTTTCCCCGATCCGACCAAGACCCCGCTGGTCCGCCAGATCCTCAAGGGCATTCGGACGCTGCACCCACGGCAGGAGAAGCAGGCCGAGCCGTTGCAGCTCCTCCAACTTGAGCAGTGCGTGCAGTGGCTGTCGCAGGCCGAGGGGAGGGCACGAGCGGAAGATGACTGGCCGCGGTTGCTGCGCTGTTGCCGCGACCGCGCGCTGATTCTGATTGGTTTCTGGCGGGCGTTTCGCAGCGATGAGCTCTGCCGCCTGCAGGTCGAGCACATCCAGGTGCGGAGCGGGGAGGGGATGCAGCTCTTTCTGCCGTGGAGCAAAGGCGACCGGGACAGCCATGGCCAAACCTTCAGCGCGCCGGCGCTGGCCAAGTTGTGTCCCGTACAGGCCTACGTCGACTGGATAAGCGTGGCAGGTATCGCGAGGGGGCCGGTGTTCCGCAGTATCGATCGCTGGGGCCATCTGGGTGAAGAAGGCCTGCACCCGAACAGTGTCGTTCCGCTCCTGCGCGCCGTCCTACAGGCGGCAGGGCTGCCAGGGGAGCTGTACAGCAGCCATTCGTTGCGCCGTGGCTTTGCCACCTGGGCCACGCGTAATAGCTGGGACCTCAAGGCGCTGATGCAATACGTCGGCTGGAGCGATGGCCAGTCGGCCTTGCGCTATGTCGAGAGCGTCGGGGTGTTCCCGGGACAGCTGAGTACGCCACAGCTCATTCTCAGCGCCGAGAATCCGGAGTTAGATGGTCCAGCGGTGCGGACTTGA